One window of the Osmerus mordax isolate fOsmMor3 chromosome 2, fOsmMor3.pri, whole genome shotgun sequence genome contains the following:
- the nme9 gene encoding thioredoxin domain-containing protein 6 — MAGKKKEVSLQVSVTNQEQWDELLETKGLIVIDVYQKWCGPCKAVVSLFRKIKNELGDELLHFATAEADSIDTLERYRGKCEPTFLFYGGGELVAVLRGANAPLLQRTILKELEKEKLVLQKGLERGAVKDEGLVIDEKEEEVPEQHQREEEKPVPASKSCTVAIIKPDAVAHGQVEEIVMKIQDAGFEILANEERTLTEAEAQDLYQHRSSEEGFEELVRFMSSGPSHILLLSQPDGSANVVPAWRKFIGPTDTEQAKREKPESLRAQYGTQTLFNAVHGSEDSDQASRELAFFFPNFRNDSVAEQDEAEGRVERTLALIRPDAARESRDEILSRIHEAGFKVALQREVMLSEEQVRQFYSQHVDQDYFPALLKNMTSGPVLALALVRTGAVNHWRSLLGPQDVSRAKEEKPDCLRAQFAVDSEPLNQLHGSGSQEEAQQELSFFFPKQHTLALIKPDAMDQHKDVILDEIHQGGFSITRQQETVLSREMAEEFYKDHRDKPFYNQLVEFMCRGPCMMLVLTKENAVEEWRAMMGPTDPSKAKDSSPNSLRARFASDILQNSVHGSSTLQHAEEKIHFLFGDVTSDGDLASASLSHHIDNEKEHNSFVDMTHSDVSRSSTTELKDLMDPRSPEMTTSASEKTDQTDTCSTPGSQ, encoded by the exons ATGGCTGGTAAAAAGAAAGAAGTGAGCTTACAG GTGTCGGTTACAAACCAAGAGCAATGGGATGAATTGCTTGAAACTAAAGGGTTGATAG TTATAGACGTCTATCAGAAGTGGTGTGGTCCCTGCAAGGCTGTGGTCAGTCTCTTCAGGAAAATAAAGAATGAACTGGGAGATGAACTGTTACATTTTGCAACG GCAGAAGCAGACAGCATTGACACTCTAGAGAGATACAGGGGGAAATGTGAGCCTACCTTCCTCTTCTATGGT GGAGGGGAACTGGTTGCCGTGCTCAGGGGAGCCAACGCCCCCCTCTTACAAAGAACGATCCTAAAGgaactggagaaggagaagcttGTGCTGCAGAAAGGACTAGAACGTGGAGCG GTAAAAGATGAGGGCCTGGTCATTGATGAAAAGGAAGAGGAAGTCCCTGAACAGcaccagagagaagaagaaaaacctg TTCCTGCCAGTAAATCCTGCACAGTTGCCATTATTAAGCCCGATGCAGTTGCCCATGGCCAAGTTGAGGAGATTGTGATGAAG ATTCAGGATGCTGGCTTTGAGATTCTGGCCAATGAGGAGCGCACGTTGACCGAGGCTGAAGCTCAAGATTTATACCAACACAGATCGTCAGAG GAGGGCTTTGAGGAACTGGTCCGGTTCATGTCCAGCGGCCCCTCCCACATCCTGCTGTTGTCTCAGCCGGATGGGTCAGCCAATGTCGTCCCTGCATGGCGGAAATTCATTGGCCCAACCGACACTGAGCAGGCCAAGAGGGAGAAGCCAGAGAG CTTGCGGGCGCAGTACGGCACACAGACGCTGTTCAACGCCGTGCACGGCAGCGAGGACAGTGACCAGGCCAGCAGGGAGCTCGCCTTCTTCTTCCCCAACTTCAGGAATGACTCGGTGGCCGAGCAGGATGAGGCGGAAGGGCGTGTGGAGCGGACGCTGGCGCTCATCCGGCCTGACGCTGCCAGGGAGAGCAGAG ATGAGATCCTGTCTCGGATACATGAAGCGGGCTTTAAAGTGGCCCTGCAGCGAGAGGTGATGCTGTCGGAAGAGCAGGTGAGACAGTTCTACAGCCAACATGTCGACCAGGACTACTTCCCTGCACTGCTGAAAAACATGACCAG CGGGCCTGTGCTTGCCCTGGCCCTGGTCAGGACAGGAGCAGTCAATCATTGGAGGAGTCTCCTGGGGCCCCAGGATGTGAGCCGAGCCAAGGAGGAAAAGCCTGACTG TCTGCGGGCCCAGTTTGCGGTGGATAGCGAGCCCCTCAACCAGCTCCATGGCAGTGGGAGCCAGGAGGAGGCCCAGCAGGAGCTCAGCTTCTTCTTCCCCAAGCAACACACCCTTGCGCTGATAAAGCCTGATGCCATGGACCAGCACAAAG ACGTGATTCTGGATGAGATACATCAGGGCGGGTTCAGCATCACCCGTCAGCAAGAGACAGTGTTGTCCAGGGAGATGGCTGAGGAGTTCTATAAGGACCACCGGGACAAGCCCTTCTACAACCAGCTGGTGGAGTTCATGTGCCG GGGCCCGTGCATGATGCTGGTGTTGACCAAGGAGAACgcagtggaggagtggagggccaTGATGGGCCCTACAGACCCcagcaaggccaaggactcctcTCCCAACTCACTCAGAGCTCGCTTCGCCTCCGACATCCTCCAGAACTCTGTCCACGGCTCCTCTACACTGCAGCATGCTGAAGAGAAGatacacttcctgtttggtgacGTCACCAGTGATGGAGACTTGGCCTCAGCCTCTCTGAGTCATCACATTGACAACG AAAAAGAGCACAACAGTTTTGTGGATATGACGCACTCAGATGTGTCAAGATCTTCAACGACAGAACTTAAAGATTTAATGGACCCCAGAAGTCCAG AAATGACCACATCTGCTTCTGAGAAGACTGACCAAACAGACACTTGCAGTACCCCCGGTAGCCAATAG
- the smarcal1 gene encoding SWI/SNF-related matrix-associated actin-dependent regulator of chromatin subfamily A-like protein 1 isoform X2, whose amino-acid sequence MSSNLTAEQQRKIEDNRQKALVKRALRLAQASSINSQQSPKNDIPNAGQQQLGTASAPLGPPNKRWTPSSSTFRPAPPELPTRSAPAQINNNRQVVKPNECFSGHNSLNTATKQIKVIDPLPNSKAKLPGKEFSSGVSSGLKRPFEQKVISNLSGSTVGAFYKPGSKPDVQCAVAQPSSSAVCSTNAMTTKKPGITVRGKCVSHSEERFRVEVGYNAQLIALFKNIPSKNYDPGTKTWNFSLTDYRQLMEEAGAIPCVSLRPLDGMEGLDLANPASCRPRDTAALAAMMRLCSGWQKPGASMQGSCCLLSRSRFQVDLGYHVDVIAAFKQMPSKNYDMKTKKWSFALEDYKTLMDALSGLAAVEVEPLPRAVIQVFSHRLDGSQAGPAEVPEADLSSVDIALTHCLMPFQREGVDFAVAKDGRLLLADDMGLGKTVQAICIAAYYRTEWPLLVVTPSSVRFTWAEAFQRWLPSVNPDSINVVVTGKDNLHSGLVNIVSYDLLSRMDKQLLAKPFNVLIMDESHFLKNMKTARCKAALPLLKAARRVILLSGTPAMSRPSELYTQILAVRPSLFPRFHEFGTRYCNAKQLPWGWDYSSSSNLGELRLLLEESLMLRRLKPQVLSQLPAKQRKVVTVTTDGVNGRTKAALSAAAKELAKRQNNMKEKEALLVFFNHTAEAKTRAIMEYITDMLECREKFLVFAHHKLVLDSITKELTEKNISHIRIDGSTPSADRQLLCDRFQTADGSCVAVLSITAANMGLTLHSANLVVFAELFWNPGVLIQAEDRVHRIGQTSNVDIHYLMARGTADDYLWPMIQEKMKILEQVGLSESNLSENALNASFHSKDPEQRRITEMFQKSFTEQEEDMDEALLLEVADAWEDGEPGSTSDRQGDGI is encoded by the exons ATGTCGAGCAATTTAACGGCAGAGCAGCAGAGAAAGATTGAGGATAATAGACAGAAAGCTTTAGTAAAGAGGGCTCTCAGACTTGCCCAGGCCAGCAGTATCAACAGCCAGCAATCACCGAAAAACGACATCCCTAATGCTGGTCAACAACAGCTCGGCACTGCTTCTGCTCCACTTGGTCCCCCAAACAAAAGATGGACACCATCTAGCTCAACGTTTCGACCAGCTCCACCTGAGTTACCCACACGCAGTGCCCCAGCCCAGATAAACAACAATCGACAAGTCGTCAAACCTAACGAATGTTTTTCTGGACATAATTCTCTCAACACCGCTACAAAACAG ATCAAAGTAATAGATCCACTTCCCAATTCTAAAGCAAAACTACCAGGAAAAGAGTTTTCTAGCGGAGTCTCCTCGGGTTTGAAGCGACCCTTTGAGCAGAAAGTCATCTCAAACCTTTCTGGAAGCACTGTAGGCGCCTTTTACAAACCAGGAAGTAAACCAGATGTCCAATGTGCAGTTGCACAACCTTCCTCAAGTGCCGTCTGTAGTACTAATGCCATGACTACAAAGAAACCTGGCATCACTGTGAGGGGGAAGTGTGTGTCACACTCGGAGGAGCGCTTTAGAGTGGAAGTGGGCTACAATGCACAACTGATTGCTCTTTTCAAAAACATACCCTCCAAAAACTACG ACCCGGGCACCAAAACGTGGAACTTCAGTCTCACAGACTACCGGCAGCTAA tggaggaggcgggggccatcccctgtgtgtccctgagGCCCCTGGATGGGATGGAGGGGCTGGACCTGGCCAACCCGGCCTCCTGCCGACCCCGGGACACGGCAGCGCTTGCAGCAATGATGAGGCTGTGCAGCGGCTGGCAGAAGCCTGGGGCCAGCATGCAGGGCAGCTGTTGCCTGCTGTCACGCTCACGCTTCCAGGTGGACCTGGGCTACCACGTGGACGTCATAGCTGCATTCAAGCAGATGCCCTCCAAGAACTATG ACATGAAGACAAAAAAGTGGAGTTTTGCATTGGAGGATTATAAAACGCTCA TGGACGCCCTGAGTGGGCTGGCTGCCGTGGAGGTGGAGCCTCTGCCCAGGGCGGTGATCCAGGTCTTCTCTCACAGGCTGGATGGCAGCCAGGCCGGGCCTGCCGAGGTCCCTGAGGCTGACCTGTCCAGCGTTGACATTGCGCTGACCCACTGCCTCATGCCTTTCCAGAGGGAAGGGGTCGA CTTTGCCGTGGCCAAAGACGGCCGTCTGCTCCTGGCTGATGACATGGGTTTGGGGAAAACGGTGCAGGCCATCTGCATAGCGGCCTACTACCGGACTGAGTGGCCCCTGCTCGTGGTGACGCCCTCCTCTGTGCGCTTCACATGGGCAGAG GCGTTCCAGCGCTGGCTCCCCTCAGTGAATCCTGACAGCATCAATGTGGTGGTGACAGGAAAGGATAACCTGCACTCAGGGCTGGTCAACATTGTCAGCTACGACCTCCTCAGCAGGATGGATAAGCAGCTGCTGGCCAAACCTTTCAACGTGCTCATCATG GATGAGTCCCACTTTCTCAAGAACATGAAGACTGCCCGATGCAAGGCTGCCCTACCTCTGCTGAAG gcCGCTAGGAGGGTGATACTGCTGTCAGGGACCCCAGCCATGTCCAGACCCTCAGAGCTGTACACCCAGATCCTAGCCGTCAGACCCAGCCTCTTCCCTCGATTCCATGAGTTCGGGACACGCTACTGCAATGCCAAACAG CTGCCCTGGGGCTGGGACTACTCCAGCTCCTCTAACCTGGGAGAGCTGCGTCTGCTGCTGGAGGAATCACTGATGTTGCGGCGCCTCAAGCCCCAGGtcctctcccagctccctgCCAAGCAGCGCAAGGTCGTCACCGTGACTACCGATGGGGTGAACGGACGCACCAAAGCTGCCCTTTCAGCCGCCGCCAAGGAGCTGGCCAAGCGCCAGAATAAC atgaaggagaaggaggctcTCCTCGTCTTCTTCAACCACACAGCTGAGGCCAAGACTCGAGCCATCAT ggaGTACATCACCGACATGCTGGAGTGCAGGGAGAAGTTCCTGGTGTTTGCTCATCACAAGCTGGTATTGGACAGCATCACCAAAGAGTTGACTGAGAAG AACATCAGCCACATCCGTATAGATGGATCCACCCCGTCGGCAGATCGCCAGCTGCTGTGCGACAGGTTCCAGACGGCAGACGGGAGCTGCGTGGCTGTGTTATCCATCACAGCAGCCAACATGGGCCTCACCCTCCACTCCGCTAACCTGGTGGTGTTTGCTGAGCTTTTCTGGAACCCTGGG GTGCTCATTCAGGCGGAGGACAGAGTGCATCGTATTGGACAGACCAGCAACGTGGACATTCACTATCTCATGGCCAGAGGAACTGCTGATGACTACCTGTG GCCCATGATACAAGAGAAGATGAAAATCCTGGAGCAAGTAGGCCTTTCAGAATCAAACCTTTCGGAAAACGCACTCAATGCCAGCTTCCATTCGAAG GATCCGGAGCAGAGGAGGATAACAGAGATGTTCCAGAAGTCTTTCactgagcaggaggaggacatgGACGAGGCCCTCCTACTGGAGGTGGCTGACGCCTGGGAGGACGGTGAACCTGGAAGTACCTCAGACCGTCAAGGAGACGGCATCTGA
- the smarcal1 gene encoding SWI/SNF-related matrix-associated actin-dependent regulator of chromatin subfamily A-like protein 1 isoform X1: MSSNLTAEQQRKIEDNRQKALVKRALRLAQASSINSQQSPKNDIPNAGQQQLGTASAPLGPPNKRWTPSSSTFRPAPPELPTRSAPAQINNNRQVVKPNECFSGHNSLNTATKQIKVIDPLPNSKAKLPGKEFSSGVSSGLKRPFEQKVISNLSGSTVGAFYKPGSKPDVQCAVAQPSSSAVCSTNAMTTKKPGITVRGKCVSHSEERFRVEVGYNAQLIALFKNIPSKNYDPGTKTWNFSLTDYRQLMEEAGAIPCVSLRPLDGMEGLDLANPASCRPRDTAALAAMMRLCSGWQKPGASMQGSCCLLSRSRFQVDLGYHVDVIAAFKQMPSKNYDMKTKKWSFALEDYKTLMDALSGLAAVEVEPLPRAVIQVFSHRLDGSQAGPAEVPEADLSSVDIALTHCLMPFQREGVDFAVAKDGRLLLADDMGLGKTVQAICIAAYYRTEWPLLVVTPSSVRFTWAEAFQRWLPSVNPDSINVVVTGKDNLHSGLVNIVSYDLLSRMDKQLLAKPFNVLIMDESHFLKNMKTARCKAALPLLKAARRVILLSGTPAMSRPSELYTQILAVRPSLFPRFHEFGTRYCNAKQLPWGWDYSSSSNLGELRLLLEESLMLRRLKPQVLSQLPAKQRKVVTVTTDGVNGRTKAALSAAAKELAKRQNNKMKEKEALLVFFNHTAEAKTRAIMEYITDMLECREKFLVFAHHKLVLDSITKELTEKNISHIRIDGSTPSADRQLLCDRFQTADGSCVAVLSITAANMGLTLHSANLVVFAELFWNPGVLIQAEDRVHRIGQTSNVDIHYLMARGTADDYLWPMIQEKMKILEQVGLSESNLSENALNASFHSKDPEQRRITEMFQKSFTEQEEDMDEALLLEVADAWEDGEPGSTSDRQGDGI, from the exons ATGTCGAGCAATTTAACGGCAGAGCAGCAGAGAAAGATTGAGGATAATAGACAGAAAGCTTTAGTAAAGAGGGCTCTCAGACTTGCCCAGGCCAGCAGTATCAACAGCCAGCAATCACCGAAAAACGACATCCCTAATGCTGGTCAACAACAGCTCGGCACTGCTTCTGCTCCACTTGGTCCCCCAAACAAAAGATGGACACCATCTAGCTCAACGTTTCGACCAGCTCCACCTGAGTTACCCACACGCAGTGCCCCAGCCCAGATAAACAACAATCGACAAGTCGTCAAACCTAACGAATGTTTTTCTGGACATAATTCTCTCAACACCGCTACAAAACAG ATCAAAGTAATAGATCCACTTCCCAATTCTAAAGCAAAACTACCAGGAAAAGAGTTTTCTAGCGGAGTCTCCTCGGGTTTGAAGCGACCCTTTGAGCAGAAAGTCATCTCAAACCTTTCTGGAAGCACTGTAGGCGCCTTTTACAAACCAGGAAGTAAACCAGATGTCCAATGTGCAGTTGCACAACCTTCCTCAAGTGCCGTCTGTAGTACTAATGCCATGACTACAAAGAAACCTGGCATCACTGTGAGGGGGAAGTGTGTGTCACACTCGGAGGAGCGCTTTAGAGTGGAAGTGGGCTACAATGCACAACTGATTGCTCTTTTCAAAAACATACCCTCCAAAAACTACG ACCCGGGCACCAAAACGTGGAACTTCAGTCTCACAGACTACCGGCAGCTAA tggaggaggcgggggccatcccctgtgtgtccctgagGCCCCTGGATGGGATGGAGGGGCTGGACCTGGCCAACCCGGCCTCCTGCCGACCCCGGGACACGGCAGCGCTTGCAGCAATGATGAGGCTGTGCAGCGGCTGGCAGAAGCCTGGGGCCAGCATGCAGGGCAGCTGTTGCCTGCTGTCACGCTCACGCTTCCAGGTGGACCTGGGCTACCACGTGGACGTCATAGCTGCATTCAAGCAGATGCCCTCCAAGAACTATG ACATGAAGACAAAAAAGTGGAGTTTTGCATTGGAGGATTATAAAACGCTCA TGGACGCCCTGAGTGGGCTGGCTGCCGTGGAGGTGGAGCCTCTGCCCAGGGCGGTGATCCAGGTCTTCTCTCACAGGCTGGATGGCAGCCAGGCCGGGCCTGCCGAGGTCCCTGAGGCTGACCTGTCCAGCGTTGACATTGCGCTGACCCACTGCCTCATGCCTTTCCAGAGGGAAGGGGTCGA CTTTGCCGTGGCCAAAGACGGCCGTCTGCTCCTGGCTGATGACATGGGTTTGGGGAAAACGGTGCAGGCCATCTGCATAGCGGCCTACTACCGGACTGAGTGGCCCCTGCTCGTGGTGACGCCCTCCTCTGTGCGCTTCACATGGGCAGAG GCGTTCCAGCGCTGGCTCCCCTCAGTGAATCCTGACAGCATCAATGTGGTGGTGACAGGAAAGGATAACCTGCACTCAGGGCTGGTCAACATTGTCAGCTACGACCTCCTCAGCAGGATGGATAAGCAGCTGCTGGCCAAACCTTTCAACGTGCTCATCATG GATGAGTCCCACTTTCTCAAGAACATGAAGACTGCCCGATGCAAGGCTGCCCTACCTCTGCTGAAG gcCGCTAGGAGGGTGATACTGCTGTCAGGGACCCCAGCCATGTCCAGACCCTCAGAGCTGTACACCCAGATCCTAGCCGTCAGACCCAGCCTCTTCCCTCGATTCCATGAGTTCGGGACACGCTACTGCAATGCCAAACAG CTGCCCTGGGGCTGGGACTACTCCAGCTCCTCTAACCTGGGAGAGCTGCGTCTGCTGCTGGAGGAATCACTGATGTTGCGGCGCCTCAAGCCCCAGGtcctctcccagctccctgCCAAGCAGCGCAAGGTCGTCACCGTGACTACCGATGGGGTGAACGGACGCACCAAAGCTGCCCTTTCAGCCGCCGCCAAGGAGCTGGCCAAGCGCCAGAATAAC aagatgaaggagaaggaggctcTCCTCGTCTTCTTCAACCACACAGCTGAGGCCAAGACTCGAGCCATCAT ggaGTACATCACCGACATGCTGGAGTGCAGGGAGAAGTTCCTGGTGTTTGCTCATCACAAGCTGGTATTGGACAGCATCACCAAAGAGTTGACTGAGAAG AACATCAGCCACATCCGTATAGATGGATCCACCCCGTCGGCAGATCGCCAGCTGCTGTGCGACAGGTTCCAGACGGCAGACGGGAGCTGCGTGGCTGTGTTATCCATCACAGCAGCCAACATGGGCCTCACCCTCCACTCCGCTAACCTGGTGGTGTTTGCTGAGCTTTTCTGGAACCCTGGG GTGCTCATTCAGGCGGAGGACAGAGTGCATCGTATTGGACAGACCAGCAACGTGGACATTCACTATCTCATGGCCAGAGGAACTGCTGATGACTACCTGTG GCCCATGATACAAGAGAAGATGAAAATCCTGGAGCAAGTAGGCCTTTCAGAATCAAACCTTTCGGAAAACGCACTCAATGCCAGCTTCCATTCGAAG GATCCGGAGCAGAGGAGGATAACAGAGATGTTCCAGAAGTCTTTCactgagcaggaggaggacatgGACGAGGCCCTCCTACTGGAGGTGGCTGACGCCTGGGAGGACGGTGAACCTGGAAGTACCTCAGACCGTCAAGGAGACGGCATCTGA